In Scylla paramamosain isolate STU-SP2022 chromosome 1, ASM3559412v1, whole genome shotgun sequence, one DNA window encodes the following:
- the LOC135105070 gene encoding putative mediator of RNA polymerase II transcription subunit 26 isoform X2 — MKVVTQVVVCLGVWVAAAAAAADPDGSYHLDSRGVQVQLGLTPPHQLLETHRAATQTYRRDGDAAGMPYEAARTEPRDSSPQYAWAYEVAAPSSGDRKSAREERRGDVVVGQYSLVEPDGSYRVVDYFVRPDTGFHATVNKDETPEALAQQYAVQYSAQRHKQPLTPTQTHDQRVQQAIRDHFKTPQLRDQFHSPQPKDHFQSPQFRAQLQSPHVKASIDTPQLKDQMQTPQVRDHSHSLKAKEHFQTPQLEHQFQRSDVKDPSQSQQFTHFKDQLQNPQLKEQFQSPQLRKQTPTQKTEDHLQTLQMKKQFQTPQMKEQFQTLQMKQFQTPQMKEQFQTPQMKEQFQTPQMKEQFQTPQMKEQFQTPQMKEQFQTPQIKEQFQTPQMKERFQTPQTKEQLQSPHVKEQLQSSQFKQHFQSPQFKEQFQSPQFQQQFQSQQFKEQFRSPQFKQHFQSPQFKEQFQNQQLQQQFQSPQFKTQFQSPQQQFQISPMPSQQFMGQPIPHFQFQNPQFSGHHFFRRQSQTPQIQSSHFRDHFAMPQGMDRFNMQLLGNQFKHPYFSRHQFLNQGLNQEHFRSQDLMKTVQNQQSPNQEPGRDQLQPQMTEGKIKDKITEDRVRSKPDKKDHQSPDQRGDGSYLQDHQNKNQQPERHELHKDQFRDQQTKNDQLPETHDSRSRFQNQEFSADQIVGRLNERRFQNHESQFQNQRTLSRTFQSENMKQDEQQRSGQQGHAQLSSVPGSGVTLKTSLTPFDSEHRTQGFTRQGHSSDRSSGAQTYSSMQGHPEIRPRPVNSPVGVPLIHH; from the exons ATGAAG GTTGTGACGCAGGTGGTGGTGTGCTTAGGAGTGtgggtggcggcagcggcggcggcggcagacCCAGATGGCTCCTACCACCTAGACTCCCGTGGGGTGCAGGTGCAGTTAGGACTCACGCCGCCCCACCAACTGCTCGAGACCCACCGCGCCGCCACTCAGACCTACAGGCGTGACGGTGATGCCGCGGGAATGCCATATGAGGCGGCCCGGACGGAGCCGCGCGATTCT aGTCCCCAGTACGCGTGGGCATACGAAGTTGCCGCACCATCTAGCGGAGACAGGAAGTCAGCGCGGGAGGAGCGTCGCGGGGACGTGGTGGTGGGGCAGTACAGCCTGGTGGAGCCTGATGGTTCTTATCGTGTAGTGGACTATTTCGTAAGACCGGACACTGGCTTCCACGCAACTGTCAACAAAGACGAGACCCCTGAGGCTTTGGCTCAACAGTATGCAGTCCAGTACTCAGCGCAGAGGCACAAACAGCCACTCACACCCACTCAAACCCACGACCAGCGTGTTCAACAGGCAATCAGAGATCACTTCAAGACTCCACAACTCAGGGATCAGTTCCACAGCCCACAGCCTAAAGACCACTTCCAAAGCCCACAGTTCAGGGCTCAGTTACAAAGTCCACACGTTAAAGCTTCTATCGATACCCCACAGCTCAAAGATCAGATGCAAACCCCACAGGTGAGAGATCATAGTCATAGTCTAAAGGCTAAGGAGCATTTCCAGACTCCACAGTTAGAGCATCAGTTCCAGAGGTCAGATGTTAAAGATCCCTCCCAGAGTCAACAGTTCACGCATTTCAAAGATCAGTTACAAAACCCACAACTTAAAGAGCAGTTCCAAAGCCCACAACTTAGAAAGCAAACCCCAACCCAAAAGACTGAAGACCATTTGCAAACCCTACAAATGAAGAAGCAGTTCCAAACCCCACAAATGAAGGAGCAGTTCCAAACCCTACAAATGAAGCAGTTCCAAACCCCACAAATGAAGGAGCAATTCCAAACCCCACAAATGAAGGAGCAATTCCAAACCCCACAAATGAAGGAGCAATTCCAAACCCCACAAATGAAGGAGCAATTCCAAACCCCACAAATGAAGGAGCAATTCCAAACCCCACAAATAAAGGAGCAGTTCCAAACTCCACAAATGAAGGAGCGGTTCCAAACTCCACAAACGAAGGAGCAGCTCCAAAGCCCACATGTTAAGGAGCAGCTGCAAAGCTCACAATTCAAGCAACATTTCCAAAGTCCACAGTTTAAGGAACAATTCCAGAGTCCACAATTTCAGCAGCAGTTCCAGAGCCAACAATTTAAGGAGCAATTTCGAAGCCCACAATTCAAGCAgcattttcaaagcccacagttTAAGGAACAGTTCCAAAACCAACAACTTCAGCAGCAGTTTCAGAGCCCACAATTCAAAACTCAGTTCCAAAGCCCACAGCAGCAATTCCAGATCTCACCGATGCCAAGTCAACAGTTCATGGGTCAACCAATACCACATTTTCAATTCCAAAACCCACAGTTCAGTGGGCACCATTTCTTCAGAAGACAGTCCCAAACCCCACAGATCCAGAGCTCACACTTCAGAGATCACTTTGCCATGCCACAGGGTATGGATCGTTTTAATATGCAGCTGCTAGGAAATCAGTTCAAACATCCATATTTCAGCAGACACCAGTTCCTAAACCAAGGGCTCAACCAAGAACACTTCCGAAGCCAAGATCTCATGAAAACTGTTCAGAATCAACAGTCACCGAATCAAGAGCCTGGCAGGGATCAGCTCCAACCCCAAATGACTGAAGGCAAAATTAAGGACAAAATAACTGAAGATCGGGTCCGAAGCAAGCCAGACAAGAAAGATCACCAGTCCCCTGACCAAAGAGGTGATGGAAGTTACCTGCAAGACCATCAAAATAAAAATCAGCAACCTGAAAGGCATGAACTTCATAAGGACCAATTCCGCGACCAACAAACTAAAAATGATCAATTACCTGAAACTCACGACAGCAGAAgccggtttcagaaccaagagTTCAGCGCAGATCAAATTGTGGGACGACTCAATGAGAGACGGTTTCAGAATCATGAGAGTCAATTTCAGAATCAGAGAACTCTTTCAAGAACATTTCAAAGTGAAAATATGAAACAGGATGAACAGCAGCGTAGCGGCCAGCAAGGCCATGCTCAGCTAAGCTCCGTGCCTGGTTCTGGCGTCACCCTGAAAACTTCCCTTACCCCCTTCGATAGTGAGCACCGTACTCAAGGGTTCACTAGACAAGGGCATAGCAGCGACAGAAGCAGTGGGGCCCAAACGTACTCTTCCATGCAGGGACACCCCGAAATCCGTCCCCGCCCTGTCAACTCTCCGGTGGGCGTGCCTCTCATCCACCACTAG
- the LOC135105070 gene encoding putative mediator of RNA polymerase II transcription subunit 26 isoform X1, whose product MMSREVVTQVVVCLGVWVAAAAAAADPDGSYHLDSRGVQVQLGLTPPHQLLETHRAATQTYRRDGDAAGMPYEAARTEPRDSSPQYAWAYEVAAPSSGDRKSAREERRGDVVVGQYSLVEPDGSYRVVDYFVRPDTGFHATVNKDETPEALAQQYAVQYSAQRHKQPLTPTQTHDQRVQQAIRDHFKTPQLRDQFHSPQPKDHFQSPQFRAQLQSPHVKASIDTPQLKDQMQTPQVRDHSHSLKAKEHFQTPQLEHQFQRSDVKDPSQSQQFTHFKDQLQNPQLKEQFQSPQLRKQTPTQKTEDHLQTLQMKKQFQTPQMKEQFQTLQMKQFQTPQMKEQFQTPQMKEQFQTPQMKEQFQTPQMKEQFQTPQMKEQFQTPQIKEQFQTPQMKERFQTPQTKEQLQSPHVKEQLQSSQFKQHFQSPQFKEQFQSPQFQQQFQSQQFKEQFRSPQFKQHFQSPQFKEQFQNQQLQQQFQSPQFKTQFQSPQQQFQISPMPSQQFMGQPIPHFQFQNPQFSGHHFFRRQSQTPQIQSSHFRDHFAMPQGMDRFNMQLLGNQFKHPYFSRHQFLNQGLNQEHFRSQDLMKTVQNQQSPNQEPGRDQLQPQMTEGKIKDKITEDRVRSKPDKKDHQSPDQRGDGSYLQDHQNKNQQPERHELHKDQFRDQQTKNDQLPETHDSRSRFQNQEFSADQIVGRLNERRFQNHESQFQNQRTLSRTFQSENMKQDEQQRSGQQGHAQLSSVPGSGVTLKTSLTPFDSEHRTQGFTRQGHSSDRSSGAQTYSSMQGHPEIRPRPVNSPVGVPLIHH is encoded by the exons ATGATGAGCAGAgaa GTTGTGACGCAGGTGGTGGTGTGCTTAGGAGTGtgggtggcggcagcggcggcggcggcagacCCAGATGGCTCCTACCACCTAGACTCCCGTGGGGTGCAGGTGCAGTTAGGACTCACGCCGCCCCACCAACTGCTCGAGACCCACCGCGCCGCCACTCAGACCTACAGGCGTGACGGTGATGCCGCGGGAATGCCATATGAGGCGGCCCGGACGGAGCCGCGCGATTCT aGTCCCCAGTACGCGTGGGCATACGAAGTTGCCGCACCATCTAGCGGAGACAGGAAGTCAGCGCGGGAGGAGCGTCGCGGGGACGTGGTGGTGGGGCAGTACAGCCTGGTGGAGCCTGATGGTTCTTATCGTGTAGTGGACTATTTCGTAAGACCGGACACTGGCTTCCACGCAACTGTCAACAAAGACGAGACCCCTGAGGCTTTGGCTCAACAGTATGCAGTCCAGTACTCAGCGCAGAGGCACAAACAGCCACTCACACCCACTCAAACCCACGACCAGCGTGTTCAACAGGCAATCAGAGATCACTTCAAGACTCCACAACTCAGGGATCAGTTCCACAGCCCACAGCCTAAAGACCACTTCCAAAGCCCACAGTTCAGGGCTCAGTTACAAAGTCCACACGTTAAAGCTTCTATCGATACCCCACAGCTCAAAGATCAGATGCAAACCCCACAGGTGAGAGATCATAGTCATAGTCTAAAGGCTAAGGAGCATTTCCAGACTCCACAGTTAGAGCATCAGTTCCAGAGGTCAGATGTTAAAGATCCCTCCCAGAGTCAACAGTTCACGCATTTCAAAGATCAGTTACAAAACCCACAACTTAAAGAGCAGTTCCAAAGCCCACAACTTAGAAAGCAAACCCCAACCCAAAAGACTGAAGACCATTTGCAAACCCTACAAATGAAGAAGCAGTTCCAAACCCCACAAATGAAGGAGCAGTTCCAAACCCTACAAATGAAGCAGTTCCAAACCCCACAAATGAAGGAGCAATTCCAAACCCCACAAATGAAGGAGCAATTCCAAACCCCACAAATGAAGGAGCAATTCCAAACCCCACAAATGAAGGAGCAATTCCAAACCCCACAAATGAAGGAGCAATTCCAAACCCCACAAATAAAGGAGCAGTTCCAAACTCCACAAATGAAGGAGCGGTTCCAAACTCCACAAACGAAGGAGCAGCTCCAAAGCCCACATGTTAAGGAGCAGCTGCAAAGCTCACAATTCAAGCAACATTTCCAAAGTCCACAGTTTAAGGAACAATTCCAGAGTCCACAATTTCAGCAGCAGTTCCAGAGCCAACAATTTAAGGAGCAATTTCGAAGCCCACAATTCAAGCAgcattttcaaagcccacagttTAAGGAACAGTTCCAAAACCAACAACTTCAGCAGCAGTTTCAGAGCCCACAATTCAAAACTCAGTTCCAAAGCCCACAGCAGCAATTCCAGATCTCACCGATGCCAAGTCAACAGTTCATGGGTCAACCAATACCACATTTTCAATTCCAAAACCCACAGTTCAGTGGGCACCATTTCTTCAGAAGACAGTCCCAAACCCCACAGATCCAGAGCTCACACTTCAGAGATCACTTTGCCATGCCACAGGGTATGGATCGTTTTAATATGCAGCTGCTAGGAAATCAGTTCAAACATCCATATTTCAGCAGACACCAGTTCCTAAACCAAGGGCTCAACCAAGAACACTTCCGAAGCCAAGATCTCATGAAAACTGTTCAGAATCAACAGTCACCGAATCAAGAGCCTGGCAGGGATCAGCTCCAACCCCAAATGACTGAAGGCAAAATTAAGGACAAAATAACTGAAGATCGGGTCCGAAGCAAGCCAGACAAGAAAGATCACCAGTCCCCTGACCAAAGAGGTGATGGAAGTTACCTGCAAGACCATCAAAATAAAAATCAGCAACCTGAAAGGCATGAACTTCATAAGGACCAATTCCGCGACCAACAAACTAAAAATGATCAATTACCTGAAACTCACGACAGCAGAAgccggtttcagaaccaagagTTCAGCGCAGATCAAATTGTGGGACGACTCAATGAGAGACGGTTTCAGAATCATGAGAGTCAATTTCAGAATCAGAGAACTCTTTCAAGAACATTTCAAAGTGAAAATATGAAACAGGATGAACAGCAGCGTAGCGGCCAGCAAGGCCATGCTCAGCTAAGCTCCGTGCCTGGTTCTGGCGTCACCCTGAAAACTTCCCTTACCCCCTTCGATAGTGAGCACCGTACTCAAGGGTTCACTAGACAAGGGCATAGCAGCGACAGAAGCAGTGGGGCCCAAACGTACTCTTCCATGCAGGGACACCCCGAAATCCGTCCCCGCCCTGTCAACTCTCCGGTGGGCGTGCCTCTCATCCACCACTAG